One part of the Janthinobacterium sp. 17J80-10 genome encodes these proteins:
- a CDS encoding alpha/beta hydrolase, whose amino-acid sequence MTLSKSPLSVFHFGKTASFACQFDQRFSYCLYVPRNFNVALPMRPRVLVAVHDTARHNQSLRDQFADFAEASGTIVLCPLFPGNVGIDDDLDGYKYLRYADVRYDQVLIAMVEEVAGRYGFEAPNFMLFGFSGGGHFAHRFAYLHPELVTATVVASPGSVTLPVKQYQWWAGVGDFSQRFGKAFDLERLRHVRMHLVVGANDTNPAGIVQSPASKNWVPGADATGTNRVERLQTLYRHLLEERVPVSLEVVDGVGHEVGPIVTAAILFFCDYFIEAVRLADGAATA is encoded by the coding sequence ATGACTTTATCGAAATCGCCATTGTCTGTTTTTCATTTCGGCAAGACAGCCAGCTTTGCATGCCAGTTCGACCAGCGCTTTTCCTATTGCCTGTACGTGCCCCGCAACTTCAATGTTGCACTGCCGATGCGCCCCCGCGTCCTGGTCGCCGTGCACGACACGGCGCGCCACAATCAAAGCCTGCGGGACCAGTTTGCCGATTTCGCCGAGGCAAGCGGAACGATCGTGCTTTGCCCGCTTTTCCCGGGCAACGTCGGCATAGATGATGATTTGGATGGCTATAAATATCTGCGATACGCGGATGTGCGGTACGACCAGGTACTCATCGCCATGGTGGAGGAAGTCGCCGGGCGCTACGGCTTCGAGGCGCCGAATTTCATGCTGTTCGGCTTTTCAGGCGGGGGGCATTTCGCGCACCGCTTCGCTTATCTGCACCCCGAACTGGTTACCGCCACGGTAGTTGCTTCGCCCGGCTCGGTGACGCTTCCCGTCAAGCAGTACCAGTGGTGGGCCGGCGTGGGCGATTTCAGCCAGCGCTTCGGCAAGGCATTCGATCTGGAGCGCCTGCGGCACGTGCGCATGCATCTGGTGGTCGGCGCGAACGACACCAATCCGGCGGGCATCGTGCAATCGCCGGCAAGCAAAAACTGGGTGCCCGGCGCCGATGCCACAGGAACGAACCGGGTCGAGCGCCTGCAGACTCTCTACCGTCACTTGCTGGAGGAACGCGTGCCGGTGAGCCTGGAAGTCGTCGACGGCGTGGGCCACGAAGTGGGGCCGATCGTCACCGCCGCCATTCTCTTCTTCTGCGACTATTTCATCGAAGCCGTCCGGCTGGCGGACGGCGCGGCGACGGCCTGA
- a CDS encoding aldolase/citrate lyase family protein: MIFRSNSLLQKLKNGQACRGAWLFLGSPDATEVMGLAGFDALVIDHEHSPGGLETAIHQMRAIRAAGDATILARLGENNVAEIKRLLDAGVEGLLLPNVESAEDARRFVAACQYPPAGIRGAHFTVSRAAAWGSAGDEYYRNIDQQLLLVAMIESKKGADAIAEIAAVEGLHMLFIGPLDLTGSVGKMGQYRDEEVAALMKKAEQGALASGKLLGGAMVPGERASDCFARGFRFVTVGSDVGLLRAGAASALLGA, translated from the coding sequence ATGATTTTTCGTTCCAATTCGCTTTTGCAAAAATTAAAAAACGGCCAGGCGTGCCGTGGCGCGTGGCTGTTTCTGGGCAGTCCGGATGCGACCGAGGTGATGGGCCTGGCCGGGTTCGATGCGCTGGTGATCGATCATGAGCATTCACCGGGCGGGCTGGAAACGGCGATTCACCAAATGAGGGCGATTCGCGCCGCCGGCGATGCGACGATTTTGGCCCGCCTGGGCGAAAACAATGTTGCGGAAATCAAGCGGCTGCTGGATGCCGGCGTCGAAGGCTTGCTCTTGCCGAACGTGGAAAGCGCAGAGGACGCGCGCCGCTTCGTCGCTGCGTGCCAGTATCCGCCCGCGGGAATCCGCGGCGCGCACTTCACGGTGTCGCGCGCGGCGGCCTGGGGTAGCGCCGGCGATGAATATTATCGCAACATCGATCAGCAGTTGTTGCTGGTGGCGATGATAGAAAGTAAAAAAGGCGCCGACGCCATCGCGGAAATCGCCGCGGTCGAGGGTTTGCACATGTTGTTCATCGGGCCGCTCGATCTGACCGGCAGCGTTGGCAAGATGGGGCAGTACCGGGATGAGGAAGTGGCGGCGCTGATGAAGAAGGCCGAGCAGGGCGCGCTGGCGTCAGGCAAGCTGCTCGGCGGCGCGATGGTGCCTGGCGAAAGGGCGTCGGATTGCTTTGCGCGAGGCTTTCGCTTCGTGACCGTGGGCAGCGATGTCGGCTTGCTGCGCGCCGGCGCGGCAAGCGCCTTGCTTGGCGCCTGA